In Patescibacteria group bacterium, the DNA window CTTCAAAGCAGTGGCTCGCGCTGTTTTAAATAATTTAAAATTAGGTAAACCAATCCAGGGAGGCTCAACTATTTCTCAACAATTAATTCGTTCTTCTTTTTTAACCATGGAGAAAACTCTGGAGCGGAAAACAAGAGAAATTATTTTAACTTTGGAATTAGAAAGAAGATATTCTAAAGATCAAATCTTAGGATTTTATTTAAATCAAATTCCTTTTGGTTCAAACGCTTATGGAGTAGAGGCAGCTAGCCAGACTTATTTTAGGAAACCTGTCTCTGATATTTCTCTAGCTGAGGCCGCTCTTTTAGCTTCTTTAATTAAAGCCCCAAGTCGTCTCTCTCCTTTTGGAGACAACTTGGCTGAACTGTTGGCCAGAAAGGATTATGTTTTAGACCGAATGGAGCTTTCAGGTTTCATTACAAAGGAAAAAAAAGAATTGGCAAAAAAAGAGGAAATAAAGTTTGCCAAGGCCTTGCACCCAATCAAGGCTCCCCATTTTGTCCTTTATATTAAAAACTATCTTGAATTAAAATATGGAGAAGATTTCTTAAGAGAAAAAGGGCTTAGAGTTTATACTAGCTTGGATTGGGAACTCCAGGAATTAGCAGAAAAAGTGGTCGAAGAAGGGGCAAAAACTAATGAAAACTACCGGGCCTTTAATGCTTCTTTAGTGGCAATTGATCCCAAAACTGGTCAGATATTAGCTATGGTAGGTTCAAGAGATTGGTTTGGAAACCCTTATCCCCAAGGATGTATCCCCGGGAAAACTTGTCTTTTTGACCCAAGCCCAAATGTTAGCTTATTAGGTAGACAACCAGGTTCAGCTTTTAAGCCCTTTGTTTATGCTACTGCTTTTAAAAAAGGCTTTAATGATAAATATAAAGTTTTGGACAAGGAAACAAATTTTGGTCTCTGGGGCGGGAAACCTTATATTCCCCAAAATTATGATGGTCTTTTCCGGGGCCCAGTAACTTTAAGAGAAGGTTTGGCTCAATCTTTAAATGTTCCCTCAGTAAAAGTTCTTGCCTATCTAGCCGGCCTAAAAGATAGCATTAAAACAGCCAAAGACCTTGGAATCACTACTTTAGATAAACCTCCCTCTTGGTATGGGTTGGCCTTAGTTTTAGGAGGTGGGGAAGTAAAGCTTCTAGACATGGTTTCAGCTTATGGAGTTTTTGCTACCGAAGGATTAAGGACTCCTCCAGTTGCTATTCTAAGAGTTGAAGATGAACGAGGAAACATAATTGAGGAAAATAAAAAAACTCCAAAAAGAGTTTTAGAAACTGAGGTAGCCAGGCTTATTAATGATATTTTGTCAGACAATCAAGCCAGGACCCCAGTGTTCGGCCCAAGCTCTCCTCTTTATCTTGAAGATTCTAAGGTGGCAGCTAAAACCGGGACAACTGAGAATTATAAAGACGGTTGGGTTATAGGCTATACTCCCTCAATTGTGGCCGGAGTTTGGGTAGGAAATAATGATGGGACCCCAATGCGAAAAGGACCAGGAGTAGTGGTAGCAGGACCAATCTGGCACCAATTTATGGAAGAGGCTTTATTAAAATATCCGAAAGAAACTTTCAAAAAGCCTTTTCCCAACTAGCCAGAATCTTTTAGTTAATTTTAAAAACTAGGCCTTAACTTGCCTTTATAGGCATTAAAATATAAATATAACTTTGGTCTCCTACTGGCTTTAAAGCGCCTGGCCCATCTTCGCCGTTTAGTTCAAAAATTAGGTCTTTGCTTTTTATATTTAAAAGACCATCAATAAGAAATCGGTGATTAAAAGAAACCGTAACTTCTTCACCGTTTATTTCCCCAGGAAGAAAAGACCTATGTTCTCCAAGGTCAGGGTCTTGGCTAAAAATTTCTATTCCTTCTTTCTTTTTTTCGATCTTAAACTTGACCTCGTTTATTTTCCCACTAAAAAGACTGGCTAGTTTAACTTGATTTAAAAATTCATTTTTTGGCAAAAATAGCTGGGTCTTATATTTTTTAGGAATAATCGCCTGATAGTCTGGATATCCTCCTTCAATTAAGCGAGAAACGAGCTGAACCTGCGGATGAGGAGTCTCTGCCATTGGAATTTCAAATAAAGCCTGATTAGGTTCCAAACAGATTTTAAGTTCTCCTTTCTTTTCCCCAAAAACATTAATTAACTCCCTAGCTGCTTTCTGAGGAAGAATCAAAGAATATTTCTGGGAGAACGAAAGAGGTTTTTCTAAAAAAAGCTTTTTCTCTCCTAATCTAAAACTATCAGTCGCTACCATTTTAATTAACTCTTTCTCAAAGGAAAAATATATCCCAGAGATCTCTGGCCTGGCGGTAGAAGGTTGAGCAAAGTTGACAATTGTTTCTAAGCCCTGGCAAAAAGCTGAATTATCAACTAAAATTTTTTTCTCTTCTGATATATGCGGGATAATTGGGAACTCATCGGCGCTAAAGCTTTTTATCTGAGTCTTGTAATTTTCCGATTCAATAAGTAAATTGGAACCTTTAACTTCCAGTTTCATCGGTTTATTAGGGAGAAAATTGACAAAAGAAGATATTATTTTTGTTGGAATAGTTATTTTGCCTTCTTTTTCTATTTTAGCTAAGGACCACCAATTTATACCAACTTCCAAATCAGTGGTTGATAGTTGTAAAAAGTTCTTCTCTGCCTGGATTAGAATATTATTAAGAATTGGCAAAGTATAAGATTTTGGAGAAACTCTTCCTACAACATTTAATCCATTTTTAAGTTTTTCTTGTAAGATTATCAGACTTAGTTGATTACTATTCATATTAATATCTATTTTTTATTATTACTATTATTAGTGGTGTAGAAAGCTATGTTCTAACTTGAGATTCTATTAATATTTATTGAGAATAAAGTGTTGAAAATAAAGGGAAACTTTTAGGAAAAATTCTTTGTTATTTATCAAAATTTTTTGTTAGAAAGATTATTCTCTAATTATTAACTCGAAATCCGCTGTTTTATTAAGTTAATTTCCTCTCCTAGGTTTTCATTCTTTTTTAGCTCCTTTAAAATTTTTTCATAAGCATAAATAGCGGTAGTGTGATCCTTCCCCCCTAATTTTCTTCCAATAAAAGGATAGGAGCTTTTTAGTTCTTCTCTTAATAGATACATAGCTACTTGTCTTGGCCTGACAATTTCTTTTTTTCTCGAAGAAGCTAAAAGGTCTTTTTCTTTTAAGTCATAAAACTCAGCCACTGCTCGAAGGATTTTTTTGGGAGTAATAACTTTTTTCGGGGAAAAAATTAAGCTTTTTAGGAGAGACTTAGTAATTTCCAAATCAGGAGGTTGCTTATTGAGTTTTTGATAGGCCGCCAATCTATTTAAAGCTCCTTCTAATTCTCTGATATTTTTTTGGATATTAGAAGCAATATATTCATAGACAGGAGTAGAAAAATCAATTTTTCTTTCTTGGGCTTTCGCTTTTAAAATCGCTATCCTAGTTTCAAAATCAGGATAGCCAATGTCGGCAATCATTCCTCCTTCAAAACGCGACCTCAGTCTTTCAGTTAAAGTTGGGATAGCCTTTGGCGGTCGATCGGAAGAAAGAACAATTTGGTTGTTTTTTTCATAAAGAGCATTAAAGGTGTGAAAAAACTCTTCCTGGGTTTTTTCTTTTCCAGCTAAAAATTGGACATCATCTAAAATTAAGATATCAATTGTTCTTAATTTCGATTTAAAATTTGCAATCTTCTGGTTTCTGATTGAAGCCACTACTCCGGAAGTAAATCTTTCAGCTGGAATATATTTTACTTTCTTTTTGGGGAAATTTTTAACAACTTCGTTACCAATTGCTTGGAGTAAGTGGGTCTTGCCCAGACCTACGCCTCCATAAATAAAAAGAGGATTATAAACAAGCCCGGGTTTTTTTGTTATTGCCCAGGCAGCCGCCTGAGGTAATTCATTAAAAGGGCCGACTACGAAGTTCTCAAAAGTATATCGTGGATTAAGACTTGTTTCCCCATTGATTTTAAACTCTTGAAATTCAAGCTGTTCAGTTCTAGTTAGAGGGAGAGGGCTTCTTTTTGAAACCTTTAAATTAACTTTCCCGGCAATATATCTGACTTCTTTAACCTTTTCATCTAAACTATGTAAAATTTTAAAAATATTTTTGTGGTATTTACTTTCGAGCCATTCTTTAGCGAAGGTATTGGGTACCGAAACTATTATCTGGTTTTCTTTTTTAGTCAAAATTTCGGTGTTTTTAAACCAAGTAACAAAATTAGCTGGAGAAATATTTAACTGGATTTGGGCTAAGACTGCTTGCCAGAGCTCTTCGTTGGTCATAGTTTTATTATAAAACAAACTTAAATAATAAAGTATAGAAATATTTATTTCCAACTTATTATATCATAAGTCAAGGATTAGTAAAATAAACAGGGAAAAACAAAATTTGTTAATAAATTGTGGAGAAATAGTGAAAATTGACTTTTGATTTTAAAAGAGTAAAATCGAAATTAGAAAATATGGTAATTACTTATCGGCCAAAAAGAAAAAAAAGAAAAAGAGCCCATGGATTTAGAAAGAGAATGAAAACTAAGGGAGGGAAAAGAGTTGTGTCTAAAAGAAGGAGGAAAGGAAGAAAGAAACTTACAGTTTAAAATCAGAAATTTTTTATATTTAATTTTGACCGAACCTTTTTAGAATAAAATGCTGTTTAAAGAAAGTCGCCTAAAGAAAAGTAAGGACTTTGAAAAGGTTTTTAGGGCTGGCCGAGGCTTCAAAGAGGATTTTTTATTTTTAAAAATAATTAAAAATAATTTAAACCATAGCCGTTTTGGTTTTATGGTTTCCAAGAAACTTTCAAAAAAGGCAACTTTACGTAATAAAATGAAAAGGAGACTAAGAGAGTTAGTGAGAATGAAGTTGGGTAAAATTAAAAAAGGAGTCGACGTTGTTTTAGTGGCTAGCCCAGGCTTAGAAAAAAAAGATTTTTGGGAAATCGAAGAAATTTTGAATAAAATTTTTGAAAAGGCAAGCCTAATAAAAAACTAAAATTCAATATGGAATTACTTATTAATATTTTTAATAAAATTTTATATCAACCCTTATTCAATATCTTGGTTTTGCTATATCAATATTTACCCGGAAAAGATCTTGGGATAGCTATAATTTTTTTAACTCTCTTAACAAAAGCCCTATTTTATCCTTTGAGTAAACAGTCGATTAAATCCCAGAAAGCTCTAAGTAATCTTCAGCCAAAGATTCAAGACATTCAAAAAAAATACAAAGATGATAAAGAAAAACAGGCCTTAGCAATGATGGAACTTTATCAGAAAGAAAAAATTAATCCTTTTTCCGGACTTTTACCTCTATTTTTGCAAATACCAATTTTAATCGCTCTTTATCGAGTATTTTTGAGAGGATTTCATCCAGAAGAGATGCTTAGCCTTTATAACTTTATTCCTCATCCCGGAAATATTTCCCCTCTTTTTTTAGGAATTTTAGATCTTAATAAACCTTCGCCAATTTTGGCAATTTTTACTGGAGTCTTTCAATTTTTTCAATCAAAAATGGTGGCACCAAAGGCAAAAGGGAAAACAGATCGATTTTCCCAAATTTTCCAAAAGCAAATACTTTACTTTTTTCCAATTTTTACGATTTTCATTTTGTTAAAACTCCCTTCAGCTATTGGTCTTTATTGGTTAGTGGTAACAATCTTTTCAATAATCCAACAATATTTTATTTTAAAGAAACGTCCTGCTTAAATTTTATGCTAAGCCAAAGCAATATTGAAACAATTAAAAAAATCACTGAGGATTTTTTCAAAAAAACAACAATTGATGTTGAAATTGAGTTTTTACCTCAGAGAGGAGAAGCCTTGCCAATAAGTTTGAAAACAGAAAAGCCCCAAATTTTAATTGGAGAACATGGCCTTACTTTATTGGAAATTCAGCATCTTTTAAAGGTAATTTTAAAGCGAAAAATAAAAGAAAATTTTTATATTGATTTAGATGTCGCAGATTACAAAAAGAAAAAAATCGAATATTTAAAAGAATTAGCAAAATCTGTTGCCGATGAAGTTTCCTTAACAAAAAAAGAAAAAATTTTATCTCCTATGCCAGCTTACGAAAGAAGAATTATCCATCTGGAATTAGCTGAAAGAAAGGATGTCACCTCAGAAAGCATTGGCCGAGGGCTAGAAAGAAGAGTGGTAATTAGGCCTTATCCCTAAAATTAAAGAGGAAGATTTTATATAAAAAAGGGCCTAAAGGCCCTTTTTAGTTTTTTAATTTTTGATAAAATTATATTTTATTATTTCATAGAAAATCAATAATATTCCTGGTAATAGTATAAAGGGCTTAGTTAGATATTCTTTGGCCCAGCTTTCTTTAAGGGCAAGGGTCGGTTGTATCCCACAACCCATCACAACATGTATCGTCTCCTTCACACAGAGCGAGCATCACAATATCAAACACATTAATTGTTTGGTCTTTATTTACATCTGCAACAGGATCATAACCTACTGTACCACAACTTTCACCAAATGTATCAGTTATTCGATCTTGTAACTCGACACAAGTATG includes these proteins:
- a CDS encoding PBP1A family penicillin-binding protein; the encoded protein is MAKRKRHLKVYEKSPRSKIGKRVGLLFRSLGFGFLVLLLGSLSLFIYYAKDLPRPEKFLERQFFQSTKIYDRSGETLLYEIYGEEKREIVPLEKVPEYLKEAVIATEDINFYHHFGIDFKAVARAVLNNLKLGKPIQGGSTISQQLIRSSFLTMEKTLERKTREIILTLELERRYSKDQILGFYLNQIPFGSNAYGVEAASQTYFRKPVSDISLAEAALLASLIKAPSRLSPFGDNLAELLARKDYVLDRMELSGFITKEKKELAKKEEIKFAKALHPIKAPHFVLYIKNYLELKYGEDFLREKGLRVYTSLDWELQELAEKVVEEGAKTNENYRAFNASLVAIDPKTGQILAMVGSRDWFGNPYPQGCIPGKTCLFDPSPNVSLLGRQPGSAFKPFVYATAFKKGFNDKYKVLDKETNFGLWGGKPYIPQNYDGLFRGPVTLREGLAQSLNVPSVKVLAYLAGLKDSIKTAKDLGITTLDKPPSWYGLALVLGGGEVKLLDMVSAYGVFATEGLRTPPVAILRVEDERGNIIEENKKTPKRVLETEVARLINDILSDNQARTPVFGPSSPLYLEDSKVAAKTGTTENYKDGWVIGYTPSIVAGVWVGNNDGTPMRKGPGVVVAGPIWHQFMEEALLKYPKETFKKPFPN
- the dnaN gene encoding DNA polymerase III subunit beta, which produces MNSNQLSLIILQEKLKNGLNVVGRVSPKSYTLPILNNILIQAEKNFLQLSTTDLEVGINWWSLAKIEKEGKITIPTKIISSFVNFLPNKPMKLEVKGSNLLIESENYKTQIKSFSADEFPIIPHISEEKKILVDNSAFCQGLETIVNFAQPSTARPEISGIYFSFEKELIKMVATDSFRLGEKKLFLEKPLSFSQKYSLILPQKAARELINVFGEKKGELKICLEPNQALFEIPMAETPHPQVQLVSRLIEGGYPDYQAIIPKKYKTQLFLPKNEFLNQVKLASLFSGKINEVKFKIEKKKEGIEIFSQDPDLGEHRSFLPGEINGEEVTVSFNHRFLIDGLLNIKSKDLIFELNGEDGPGALKPVGDQSYIYILMPIKAS
- the dnaA gene encoding chromosomal replication initiator protein DnaA — its product is MTNEELWQAVLAQIQLNISPANFVTWFKNTEILTKKENQIIVSVPNTFAKEWLESKYHKNIFKILHSLDEKVKEVRYIAGKVNLKVSKRSPLPLTRTEQLEFQEFKINGETSLNPRYTFENFVVGPFNELPQAAAWAITKKPGLVYNPLFIYGGVGLGKTHLLQAIGNEVVKNFPKKKVKYIPAERFTSGVVASIRNQKIANFKSKLRTIDILILDDVQFLAGKEKTQEEFFHTFNALYEKNNQIVLSSDRPPKAIPTLTERLRSRFEGGMIADIGYPDFETRIAILKAKAQERKIDFSTPVYEYIASNIQKNIRELEGALNRLAAYQKLNKQPPDLEITKSLLKSLIFSPKKVITPKKILRAVAEFYDLKEKDLLASSRKKEIVRPRQVAMYLLREELKSSYPFIGRKLGGKDHTTAIYAYEKILKELKKNENLGEEINLIKQRISS
- the rpmH gene encoding 50S ribosomal protein L34, whose product is MVITYRPKRKKRKRAHGFRKRMKTKGGKRVVSKRRRKGRKKLTV
- the rnpA gene encoding ribonuclease P protein component, giving the protein MLFKESRLKKSKDFEKVFRAGRGFKEDFLFLKIIKNNLNHSRFGFMVSKKLSKKATLRNKMKRRLRELVRMKLGKIKKGVDVVLVASPGLEKKDFWEIEEILNKIFEKASLIKN
- a CDS encoding membrane protein insertase YidC; this encodes MELLINIFNKILYQPLFNILVLLYQYLPGKDLGIAIIFLTLLTKALFYPLSKQSIKSQKALSNLQPKIQDIQKKYKDDKEKQALAMMELYQKEKINPFSGLLPLFLQIPILIALYRVFLRGFHPEEMLSLYNFIPHPGNISPLFLGILDLNKPSPILAIFTGVFQFFQSKMVAPKAKGKTDRFSQIFQKQILYFFPIFTIFILLKLPSAIGLYWLVVTIFSIIQQYFILKKRPA